The nucleotide window CCTAAGAATACCCTTCCAACGGTGTGAAGCACACACTAATCTGACTCACTAAACTTTCTTCACTCCTGCATCACCCATACAAGGCTTTAAAATTACGAGTGCACAATACTTTCAAGCCACTTCTACAATCTTGCCTTAACCTTACCAGGTTAAACTTTTTGCCAAGTCTcttaatactttttatttaaggACGTGTGGTAGTGAAACAAAGAAGACACAACCCACCTCCCCCTTTTCTAAACCATATGGCAGTAAACTGAAGTTAACTTATGTTTCTACCAGCTCAATGCCTATACATAGGCCCTAAACATTTTTCCCTTTGTGCCCCGGGATTGGGCTAGAGCTGTCTGCTTATTTGCAACTGTACCCCAATCATGTTTCTAAATCGCAAAACAATGTCCAAAACGCCCCCTGATCATTAACAGACCTCGCCGCGGTCATTTACCAATACCCGGTTTAGGGAGGTAGTGCACGCAGGTCGAGGGGCCCGCGGCCGGCCGGTCGGCAGCGAGTCCCGCTCCCACCGGGTGACCGAGCAGGGAGTTTGCTCGCCGCGGCCGGGCCGGATCCGCCCCGGGAACTTGGTTACCCGAGCCCAGGGCCGCGCCGAGGCCTAGCCGCGAGGCCAGGGCGGGCTCCGGGCGGCGGGGGCTTCCCGTTCCCCCGCCGCAGAGCATTCCCGCCCGCCCCGCGGTCGCCCGCAGGCAGGGGCACCAGCCGTCGTCTCCCGGCGACCGGACGCGCCCGCCGGGTCCCGGGCCGGCTCCTCTGTCTCCTGCCGCCGCCAGCGGCCCCGCTCGGCGGCCGCGCCGGGCCCTTCCGGGGCGGTAGGAGCGCTAGGCCGCGCCGGGGCCCGCGGCTCCGGGGCCGGCCAGGCGGGCCACGGCGTCCAGTATCAGTCCCGAGGGCCGAGCTCCCGCCGGTAACGGGCCccgccgcctcccctccccctccccatgaCAGTGCAAACCCTCCGGCCGGCCCGGCCGCCCCGCCTCCGGCACCAGGCCCAGCTCAGGGCCGCGGccgtggcggcggcggcgccgcggcTCTCCGCCCTCGCTCGCTCGCTCTCGGGCCCGGCGCCTCGGGCCGGGCTTGGGCTTGGCGAAGTCGCCGCCGCTTCCCGGCCGCCCTCCGCGGCGCCTGGCCCGGGCGGGGTAGGCCGAGGCCCGGGcggagggggtgggggcgggggctccTCTCACCTTCATGTCGGGACATCCTAGTTCAGACGGTGGCGGCGCGGCCCCTCCCGGGCTCCGGCTGCAGTGTCCCCCGCGGGGTCCCGGCGCTGCCCGCGCCGGCCGGCCGACTCCCACTCGACTCCCGGGCTCGGCCGCGGGGGCGGGGTGGGCAGGGGAGCGctcccgcggcggcggcggcggcggcggcggggaggcGGCGCGGGGCGGGAATGGGGCCGGGCCTGGCCGGGGCTGAGCTCCTCCAGGAGGCGGGTCCGACGCCGCCGCTCCGCCGGCGCCCGCCGTGACTCGGTCACTCTCGGGCCCGCCGGCTCCCGGCTGCGGCGCCGCGCTCCGCAAATCccgctcctcccctcccccggcccaCCCCCCGCCCCTCTCCCCCGGCTCccggccgccgcctcctcctcctcctcttcctcctcctccgcctccttcCGCCGCCCGCACGCCGGCCCCGCCTCTCGCCGCCCGCGCCAGGCCCAGCCGCCCGGAGGCCCCGCGgccggcgggcgcggcgggggcggcgcggcaGCGGCGGCTGCTTGGGGCGCGGCGCCTGCCCGCGCTCGCCTGCAGGCCGCGGTCGGGGTCCGAGCTCGGGCTCGGCCTGGCCGTCGCCGCGCCGCGCgtagggaggaagaggaaatgccCGGCCGCCCGCGCCCGCTGCGCTCCCGGCCGGCCGGCCCGCGTGGCCGACCCCCGCCCCGTCTGCGGCCCGCCGGCGCCCGCGCTGTAGGCGTCCCCgccgctgggctgggctgggctgggctgggctgggctgaccGCGGGCGCCGGGGGCCGCTCGGGGGCACCCGCCCTCGCGCGCATGGCCGCCGGCCGACGCGGGGCAGCGAGCGGCCGCCCCGACCCCGAGGAGAGGCCGCAGAGCGCCCGGGActtgtgtttgtgtttctttttgaaGCCGGCAACCCTGAAGGGACGGGCGGCTGGCCTCCGGTGGTCGCCGGGTGTGGCCCGGCCGGGTGGCGGGCGGTCGGGAGAGGGCGTCGGCGCGGGAGGGCAGCCGGGAGGCGGCGGCGCTCGGCCCCCGGGCCCCCGGCCGGCTCCCCGGGCCCCCTCTCCTGAAGCTCCGCTCCGCCGGCTCGGTGTCCGGCGGGACCCGCGCGGAGTTTGTCCCAGCGCCTTGGCTCCCCGGATTGCACTGCTCTCAAGACTGTTGGGTGGGGGGGGtggcatgtatgtgtgtgtgccttttcttcctgctcgtgaacttcttttctgttttcacctatcttttacatttttaccCTCTTCCTCGTTAACTTTGTTTTCAGGCATTattaattcaacagatatttatttgttGAACAGCCCCTTACCAGGGTCAGTGGGTAGCGTGGTTTGGTGGAAATAGATCGCGCTTTGGACTCAAGACAGATCTGCCATGGGGTTATGGTTCTGATAGCCTCTGTGTgatttggacaagttatttaacctttctttgTCTTGGTTTTGGTTGtcatttttctatatttgaagttgatttttttttttttttttttttttttgtgtaaAATAGAATGGTGTCCCTAAGCCAAGTCTAGTGAAATTGGATTCCAAGGTGCTGCTTGCTTTGGGGTTACTCTTGATCCTGTCCGCcattaccagctgtgtgacctggggtaacTGACAGCCTCCCTGTGCCTTGACTACTCCATCTTCAAAATGAGTGTGATTACAGATGATAATAACATTGTTAATAATGACAATACTAACAGGCAGATAGGTGTTTAGAGGCTTAAGGGCAAAAACGTATATGAAATATCTAGCACAGGAAACGGTGAAAACAGTTTGTTAccatatttcaagaaataatgattttaagacgcttcctgacttcaaagatattaaaaaactCATCTTAAAGTAGAGGAAATAGCTATTCGGTCACTCAGGTCTCCCCAAGGGCTGTATATACTAGTAACTAGTGATAAACTAGATGTCAGCCAAACTAAGGTTTAAACAAACTGGGATTTAAATGAAGACTTTGTCACCAGGAGTATTTCCATTGCATGTGTGGAGATTTTGTCTAAATTCAATCCTGCACAGCTGTTGAAGAAAGAGGTCCATTCTGGGCCCTAATTGGGGTTTGGTGGAGTAGAGAGAACCGGACTTCGAACAAGGctgctaacatttactgaatgctctCCTGTGCCCACACCTTTCTAAGCATTCTAAAGCATTGGTGTGTGTGATCCTGGGTACCAAACCCTTAGGAGCCTTGATTTCTTGAGCTGTAAAAGTGAAGACAACACCCCACAGTCTTGTGATGAGTAAATGATGTCTGTAAATATATTAAGTTACAGAGATTAAGGCATTATCAATAATACAGTCAGATAAAATGCTAGAGCAGGTAGGAAGCTGACAAAAATACTGAACTCTAGGAATAAGAACAAGTGTAGAAGTtgagtttgttttggtttggggaGTTGTTAGCTAATCCTGTTAAGGAGAGCAAACGTAACTCTCAACATCAAGGAAATATCAGATCTTTGACAattatttccttgttttcaaTCAggcaaaagtaagaaaatgaagaaagtgactaagaatatttttttccctgtttgaATAAGAGTAAGCAGGAATATTACGGTTATTTGGGGTTTTCATGACTGGAGGAAGCATATCTTCAATTCAATTAGAGGTTAGGCCCTTCAGTCTAAAACAACCTGCTTGCTGGCCTACCGTTTGAGAGATTGCACTTCCGAAAACAGGGTTAATTTAACTGCTCATACCAAATTGTCCATACAATGATTTCTATTCTCCAGAAATACTTCCTCCAGTCCTTTCCTCACCCTGCACCTCTTTGAGCTCTCGTTTCTTCTGTGTTCTTGCCTCACCAACCCATTGTCCATACTGTGGTCCAATTATGTTCCTTAAAACAAGCTAATGCCTGTAAACACTAGTGAAATTTGAATAAGCTCTGAAGCTAGTTAACTTGTATGTCAGTTTCCTGGCTTTGATATTTTTGTATAGTTTTGTAAGATATTACCATTGGAGGGAGCTGGGAGAAATGTACATGGGCCCTCTCTGCAACTTCCTATGAGTATAATTGTTTCAAAGTGaaaaactatagggacagaaatcagatcaatAGTTGCTTGCAGCTGAGGGAGTGGAGTATGGGGATTGACTACAAAGAACTTTCTGAGGTgatgagaatatatttttttttttttcttcgtcaggaagattggcccggagctaacatttgttgccaatcttcctcctcttttttctttctccccactgcctcagtacctagttgtatatcctagttgtaggtcattctagttcttctgtgtgacatgccaccacagcacagctgatgaatGGTGCACAGGCCCACACCCACGATCccaaccggggaaccctgggctgctgaagcagagcttgcaaacttaaccactgggccacgggaccagccccttcTATGTCTTGATTGTGGTGCTGTTTACTGTATacctaaaatggtaaattttacttctatgtaaattatacctcaatagacttgacttaaaaaaagaaaaggaagctcttGTCACCCCAGCCTCCTCTGGTCTAGAGGGTGAAATTTCACTTTTCACATAAGGCCCAACAATCTTTTCCAGCATAATGGCTTTTTCTTCCTCAGCCAGTGTACCCTTTGCTTTCTTGTACTATATTGATTCCTACCTCTgggcttttgcacatgctgttccctttgtTTACAGGGAACACAGGAAATTCAAGCCCAAACTCAAATTCCCTGTACTGTGTCAAGCCTTCGTCGCCTCAGGCACGCCACTgacttcctcctctgtgctcacTTAGTCTGTGCTGTAATCTTTAAGGAGTTTTCATCTCTTCCTCAGCCAAACCCCTCCACGGCAGGCACTACATGATCCATTTCTATTTCTGGGATCCAGTagtgttgaataagtgaataaatgatttaCAGCTGGAGGAAAGCTTAAAGTAATCATTCTCAAAATGTAGTCCAGGGTCCTCTGGACGCTTTCAGAAGGTCAGTGAGGTGCTTGGgtttttttacatatttcataCAGCACATCTCAGTAGACTGAATGTAGAAGCAGATAAGAGAATCCAGCTGTCTACAATTAAGCCAGTCATTAAAGGTATTtgcaaaagtaaaacaaacatacacttccaaattttttttgtttttaaaaatacattttccttaaaaatatttaagttccTAGGAAATGggtttatttaaaaagatttttctcagttttaatttctaatataaaaagcatcaggggctggccccgtggctgagtggtcaagttccgctttggcggcccagggtttccccagttggGATCCTGAACAcggacatgggactgctcatcaggccacattgagtcggcgtcccacatgccacaactagaaggacccacaactagaatatacgactatgtactggggggatttggggagaaagaagcaggaaaaaaagatcaATAGATACTATACACGCTAGAAAAAGGTCCTTCAATAATTTTTAggaggggccgaccccatggccgagtggttaagtttgcgcacaggcggcccagtgtttcgtaggctcgaatcctgggcgcagacatggtaccactcatcaagccacactgaggccgcgtcccacatgccacaactaggaggacccacaactaagaatatacaactatgtactggggggctttggggagaaaaaggaaaaaaataaaatctttaaaaaaataatttaaaaaagaaaaaataataatttttaggaGTGTAAAGGGATTCTGAGAACAAAAAGGTTGAGAAGCTCTGCCTTAGAGACTGCTGGAACCCCCTCGTTGTTcacatgagaaatgaaaatgctgCTGACATGTGAGTAGCGCTCAGGTCTGTCGTAGGCCTTGTTATAAGCGCTTTACTGGTGGATGCTATCATATCTTCATTTTACTCAGAAGGCAAGCGAGGCACGGAGAAGGTAATTGACTTGGCCACATAACTAGTCactggtagagccaggatttgagcccCC belongs to Equus asinus isolate D_3611 breed Donkey chromosome 6, EquAss-T2T_v2, whole genome shotgun sequence and includes:
- the KCMF1 gene encoding E3 ubiquitin-protein ligase KCMF1 isoform X1 is translated as MPPPPPNSLESSAIRGAKALGQTPRGSRRTPSRRSGASGEGARGAGRGPGGRAPPPPGCPPAPTPSPDRPPPGRATPGDHRRPAARPFRVAGFKKKHKHKSRALCGLSSGSGRPLAAPRRPAAMRARAGAPERPPAPAVSPAQPSPAQPSGGDAYSAGAGGPQTGRGSATRAGRPGAQRARAAGHFLFLPTRGAATARPSPSSDPDRGLQASAGRRRAPSSRRCRAAPAAPAGRGASGRLGLARAARGGAGVRAAEGGGGGGRGGGGGGGREPGERGGGWAGGGEERDLRSAAPQPGAGGPESDRVTAGAGGAAASDPPPGGAQPRPGPAPFPPRAASPPPPPPPPRERSPAHPAPAAEPGSRVGVGRPARAAPGPRGGHCSRSPGGAAPPPSELGCPDMKVSAVMHV